Proteins from one Flavobacterium branchiarum genomic window:
- a CDS encoding inorganic diphosphatase: MTADKLTTFDVLIEIPRGSRNKYEYDFEIKRMRFDRMLFSSMMYPADYGFIPETLALDGDPLDVLVLVNEPTFPGCVMEVKPIGVFHMADDKGPDEKIICVPVSDPIWNSLTDLSDMNPHLVKEIEHFFQVYKDLENKKVDVGGWGDVNEAYAIIAECTKRFDDIENKPEGLFSIK, translated from the coding sequence ATGACCGCAGACAAACTAACAACTTTCGATGTTTTAATCGAAATACCAAGAGGAAGCAGAAATAAATACGAGTACGATTTTGAAATTAAAAGAATGCGTTTTGATAGAATGTTATTCTCTTCAATGATGTACCCAGCTGATTATGGTTTTATTCCTGAAACTTTAGCTCTTGATGGAGATCCATTAGATGTATTGGTTTTGGTAAACGAGCCAACTTTTCCTGGATGTGTTATGGAAGTAAAACCAATTGGTGTTTTCCATATGGCAGATGATAAAGGACCAGATGAAAAAATCATTTGTGTACCAGTTTCTGATCCAATCTGGAATTCATTAACTGATTTATCAGATATGAATCCTCACTTAGTAAAAGAAATCGAACATTTCTTCCAAGTTTATAAAGATTTGGAAAACAAAAAAGTTGATGTTGGTGGATGGGGAGATGTAAACGAAGCATACGCTATTATTGCAGAATGTACTAAACGTTTTGACGATATCGAAAACAAGCCAGAAGGGTTATTTAGTATTAAATAA
- a CDS encoding S24 family peptidase, which yields MSDINVKINEIAIEYFFDNNSKFAKEMGTNEANIRNYRTGTLPKIDFIVKLSDKLEINFDWLLLNKGEKLKSSYKEGSNVPLIVSEPNNDVMPIVVTVDKTGNDNIVLVPVKAAAGYLTGYGDPKFIQKLPSYNFPNLKNGTYRMFQISGHSMYPTLHDKSYVVGQWVENWANDIKDDRVYVIISKSDGIVVKRVLNRIEKYGSLYCKSDNRREYPNFQINPKDIIEVWEYKMHLAFELSNPSDLYERVNDLEAKIMFLERKIKK from the coding sequence ATGAGTGATATTAATGTAAAAATCAACGAGATAGCTATCGAATATTTTTTCGACAATAACTCGAAGTTTGCCAAGGAGATGGGGACAAATGAGGCTAATATTAGGAATTACCGTACTGGAACGTTGCCTAAAATTGATTTCATAGTTAAATTGTCAGATAAACTCGAAATAAACTTCGATTGGCTTTTACTTAATAAAGGGGAGAAACTTAAATCAAGTTATAAAGAAGGCTCAAATGTTCCTTTGATTGTATCTGAACCTAATAATGACGTAATGCCTATAGTTGTTACTGTAGACAAAACAGGAAATGACAATATCGTTTTGGTACCAGTTAAAGCGGCCGCCGGGTATTTAACTGGGTACGGTGATCCTAAGTTTATACAAAAATTGCCTTCATACAATTTTCCAAATCTCAAAAATGGAACTTATAGGATGTTTCAAATATCCGGGCATAGTATGTACCCAACACTACATGATAAATCTTATGTTGTTGGCCAGTGGGTTGAAAATTGGGCAAATGACATAAAGGATGATCGCGTGTATGTTATTATTTCAAAAAGTGATGGAATAGTGGTTAAAAGGGTTTTAAATAGAATTGAAAAATACGGCAGTCTTTATTGTAAGAGTGATAACAGGAGGGAATACCCTAACTTTCAAATTAATCCAAAAGATATAATTGAAGTCTGGGAGTATAAAATGCACCTTGCCTTTGAGCTTTCAAATCCATCTGATTTGTACGAAAGAGTGAACGATTTGGAGGCTAAAATCATGTTTTTAGAAAGGAAAATAAAAAAATAA
- a CDS encoding sodium-translocating pyrophosphatase, with amino-acid sequence MNAFMIYLPIVMAIIGLLFMAIKRTWVLQQDPGDGKMKAISDHIYEGALAFLKAEYRLLTFFVIGASIVLAGISFIVPTTHILIVVAFIFGAFFSALAGNMGMKIATKTNVRTTQAARTSLPQALKVSFGGGTVMGLGVAGLAVLGLTGFFIVFFQVFMNGVWTSSEDMTKVLETLAGFSLGAESIALFARVGGGIYTKAADVGADLVGKVEAGIPEDDPRNPATIADNVGDNVGDVAGMGADLFGSYVATVLAAMVLGNYVIKDMGGNIQDAFGGIGPILLPMAIAGFGILFSIIGTTLVKISDDNAKEAQVQKALNIGNWVSIVLTAIACFFLVKYMLPEVMTMSFFGEGSKDISSIRVFYATIVGLVVGGAISSVTEYYTGLGTKPVLAIVQKSSTGAGTNVIAGLATGMISTFPTVLLFAAAIWASYALAGFYGVALAASAMMATTAMQLAIDAFGPISDNAGGIAEMSELPKEVRTRTDILDSVGNTTAATGKGFAIASAALTSLALFAAYVTFTGIDGINIFKAPVLAMLFVGGMIPVVFSALAMNSVGKAAMDMVYEVRRQFREIPGIMEGTGKPEYAKCVDISTKAALREMMLPGILTIGFPIAIVLLGKLVYGSNNQLIAEMLGGYMAGVTVSGVLWAVFQNNAGGAWDNAKKSFEAGVLINGEMTYKGSDAHKAAVTGDTVGDPFKDTSGPSMNILIKLTCLIGLVIAPILGEGHATSGMASSSSCCAKTEMHGTGHSKCDSAKMATMTREECAQMCKEKGCTPEETAKCLANYDADGKYLHKKTDCFDTTKYTKTDAVRVEIVNINGQVVGTVITTVNGKVDKKIFKGTEAEVNAQIEALK; translated from the coding sequence ATGAATGCATTTATGATTTACTTGCCAATTGTTATGGCAATTATAGGATTACTTTTCATGGCAATAAAAAGGACTTGGGTATTACAGCAAGATCCTGGTGATGGAAAGATGAAGGCTATTTCAGACCATATTTATGAAGGAGCATTAGCTTTCCTGAAAGCCGAATATCGATTACTCACCTTCTTTGTAATTGGAGCAAGTATTGTTTTAGCGGGAATTTCATTTATAGTACCCACTACGCATATATTAATAGTTGTAGCTTTTATTTTTGGAGCATTTTTTTCTGCATTAGCAGGAAATATGGGAATGAAAATAGCAACAAAAACTAATGTTAGAACTACGCAAGCGGCAAGAACTAGTTTGCCACAAGCATTAAAAGTATCTTTTGGAGGTGGAACCGTTATGGGATTAGGAGTTGCCGGATTAGCTGTTTTAGGGTTAACCGGTTTTTTTATTGTGTTTTTTCAAGTATTTATGAATGGAGTTTGGACTTCATCAGAAGATATGACTAAGGTTCTTGAAACATTAGCAGGATTTTCACTAGGTGCAGAATCGATTGCATTGTTTGCTAGAGTAGGTGGGGGTATTTATACTAAAGCAGCCGATGTGGGTGCCGATTTAGTTGGTAAAGTTGAAGCTGGAATTCCAGAAGATGATCCACGTAACCCTGCTACAATTGCTGACAACGTTGGGGATAATGTTGGTGACGTTGCGGGAATGGGAGCCGATTTGTTTGGATCATATGTAGCGACAGTTTTGGCTGCAATGGTACTTGGTAACTATGTAATAAAAGATATGGGTGGCAACATTCAAGATGCTTTTGGAGGAATAGGCCCTATTTTGTTACCAATGGCAATTGCAGGTTTCGGAATCTTATTTTCTATTATAGGGACAACATTGGTAAAAATATCTGATGATAATGCAAAGGAAGCACAAGTACAAAAAGCATTGAATATAGGAAACTGGGTTTCGATTGTGTTAACAGCAATTGCTTGTTTCTTTTTAGTAAAATATATGCTTCCAGAAGTGATGACGATGAGTTTCTTTGGAGAAGGATCTAAAGATATTTCTTCAATTAGAGTATTTTATGCTACTATTGTTGGATTGGTTGTTGGAGGAGCAATTTCTTCGGTTACCGAATATTATACAGGATTAGGTACAAAGCCCGTATTAGCAATAGTTCAAAAATCGAGTACAGGTGCAGGAACCAATGTAATTGCAGGATTGGCAACAGGAATGATTTCTACATTTCCTACCGTTTTATTATTTGCTGCTGCAATTTGGGCTTCTTATGCATTGGCTGGCTTTTATGGAGTTGCATTGGCAGCATCTGCAATGATGGCTACAACTGCAATGCAATTGGCAATTGATGCTTTTGGACCAATATCAGACAATGCAGGTGGAATCGCAGAAATGAGCGAATTACCAAAAGAAGTACGTACAAGAACAGATATTTTAGATTCAGTAGGAAATACTACAGCAGCTACAGGAAAAGGATTTGCAATTGCTTCGGCAGCATTAACCTCTTTAGCATTATTTGCTGCCTATGTAACTTTTACAGGAATTGATGGGATTAATATTTTTAAAGCACCCGTTTTGGCAATGCTTTTTGTTGGGGGGATGATTCCAGTTGTTTTCTCAGCTTTGGCTATGAATTCAGTAGGGAAAGCTGCAATGGATATGGTTTACGAAGTACGCCGTCAGTTTAGAGAGATACCTGGAATAATGGAAGGAACAGGGAAACCAGAATATGCAAAATGTGTAGATATATCTACCAAAGCCGCTTTGCGCGAAATGATGTTACCTGGGATTTTGACTATAGGCTTTCCTATAGCAATTGTCTTATTGGGGAAATTAGTTTACGGAAGCAACAATCAATTAATTGCTGAAATGTTGGGGGGTTACATGGCAGGGGTTACAGTTTCGGGAGTTCTTTGGGCAGTATTTCAGAATAATGCAGGAGGAGCTTGGGATAATGCAAAAAAATCTTTTGAGGCAGGAGTGCTTATTAATGGAGAAATGACCTATAAAGGATCCGATGCACATAAAGCAGCAGTAACAGGAGACACAGTTGGTGATCCATTTAAAGATACGTCGGGACCATCAATGAATATCTTAATAAAGCTAACTTGTTTAATTGGATTGGTAATTGCTCCGATATTAGGTGAAGGACATGCTACTTCAGGGATGGCTTCTAGTAGTTCTTGCTGTGCAAAAACAGAAATGCATGGAACAGGACATTCAAAGTGTGATAGCGCTAAAATGGCAACGATGACACGAGAAGAATGTGCACAAATGTGTAAAGAAAAAGGATGCACACCAGAAGAGACCGCAAAATGTTTAGCTAATTATGATGCAGATGGAAAATATTTGCATAAAAAAACAGATTGCTTTGACACAACAAAATATACTAAAACAGACGCGGTTCGTGTGGAAATTGTAAATATTAATGGTCAAGTTGTTGGAACAGTTATAACCACAGTAAATGGTAAAGTTGATAAAAAGATATTTAAAGGAACAGAAGCAGAAGTTAATGCTCAAATTGAAGCTTTGAAATAA